The Ipomoea triloba cultivar NCNSP0323 chromosome 14, ASM357664v1 region acatCAATAAATTTTGGCACGTGCTTTGAGGATTCACTTTGTGTACCGATTAACAACCTTGTACACCATGTCTTCCACGTGCTTCAAATTTTTACCAACACCTTTACTGTAACacaatatatttgttttttttttaaacagtgtAACACAATATTAAGAGTGTTAATATTATGTTATGAATATAGCTAAGTGGTGAAAACTACTTATATCACTGTGTTACTAAGACACACATCTCGCAAGTTGACAATAAAAATTCGTAAATTAAATAAGAACATCTCTCAAGTTGACAGTAAAAATTCGTAAATTAAATAAGTAAACCACACATAAGAATGAATCACATTCtctcatatttttattaatgtgTTATATCATGTCAAAACATTTATTTGACCCAAACACCCCTACAGGTTTGATCTTGTATAAAGATCATTTTACTAGGATAAAAAGTGTTATATTTTCACTAATATCTTTCAAtgatcaaataatatttttcactAAAAGTATAATATGTTGATAatctataaaaaattatattttttaaaaaagtattataGATGTGAGATTTTTGGTTGCACACGAATTTTTATGTTATtgtgaataataatattttcaccTTTTACTgattgaaaaaagaaagaaagaaaaaaaacctCCACAGGCACATGATTGAATGGATAATGTACCTAGCTCAACCGGCAGGGGTAGTTGATCCTTAATTGGTTTCTCATTATAACTTGAGAAAATTGCAATCTAgtccttatatttatatagaatcATAATTTGAAGCATTCAATTGTTAATGTTGGTATAATTTACCTTTAAATTTCTCACGAATTAATGATGTTGACAATTTTAGTTCCATTCAACACAAACTTTAATACGTTATTGTATCAAACACTCACTACTTCAAGTGCTAACtccaataaaaaagaaaatacgtaaatataatgtaagaaaaaaatataaaaagacccTATCctgatttttaagttttttttttaatttttaattttttttaattttaacaatagAGTTTGTTATTTGTAATATCATAATAACTCATATTACAATTTATTAATTTCAATAATACAATACTTCCTATAATTAACTATTCATATTTCTATGGGTGTCTTATCCTTCCATAGTCCCATGCAACAAAATGTGAGATACTTTAATAGTTATCATATCACAAAATAGAAAGTAaattgactatatatatatatatatatggcttatAAAAATACCATATATACTAGTTATTAGTAGTATGTGCCAAGTTGCCAACTAAGCctaatatttttgttattgtaattgtttttttaaattaatttaataaaaactaAATTCAGAGTAAAAAAGTGATTGATTAATTTTTAACCTACCAATAAATATAATCTTTTAACAACAAAAAATTGGCAATAGATTGTTGAACAATAATTccttataaataattaacagTGTAATAAAGGTAGTTAAACCAATagtctaaaaagaaaatatatactaTAGCCATTATTATCCGCTATATAATccttattttgttgtttaacACTATTGTGTTATTGTGTAATAACACGTAGGAGATGTAAATTGTATTTAAAGGACTGtttgataataattaaaccGGTATACTTCTTATTTAGCTGATAAAAAAATTAGATGTTAATGTAATCATTAACTCATCAAGCACaatgttaaataattaataaactcTCTAAAGTGCCAAACACACTGTGCTCAATGGCACATCTGTGATCCTCCTCGAGGGAAGATTACATGATCGAACCTCAGTCCTGAGTGATTGACTCATACTACCTTGTAATAAAGTCgacaagaaaagaaagaaaattcacAACCATTACTCAAGAGTGCATTAACACTATGATGCAATAACATGCAAACTAGGAGATGTAAACTGTATTAAAAAGATTGTGTGCCTCAGACTTGACAAATTTGAGTAGAATTGACAGATCCTTAAGTATTCATTAACATGATTGTCACAAACTCAATCAAGTGATTATATCATATACTATTAACATCTACTTTATTATATTGTCTTATTACAAATTgaaaattcttttttcttttcatattcATTACTGTCACTGTGGAATGTGGATCCATCCAAAACGCAGCATGCGAGAAATCGAATGACTATACGGCCTGTTTCCAGTCAAAGACGGATATTCATATGGCAAAGGCCAGGCCACCTACACTATAAAGCAACATTTTTTCAGTTTCTAGGGAGAAGAAAACTAAGCAAATCTACGCGGCGAAAATAGCTAATAACACAGTTCACCGGAATGGGTAGTTACAGAGTGTGCGTTTGTTTCACCCGGAAGTTCAGGGTGACGGAGGCGGAGCCGCCGGCGGACGTGAAGGAGGCTTTCAAGAAATACGCGGAGGGAGGGACCCACTTGACTTCCGAGCAGTTACGGCGGTTCTTGGTGGAGGTTCAGGGGGAAGTGGACGCCACCGCCGACGCTGCCGACGCCGTCGTGCTGCAAATCCTGCAGAAGAGACACCCCATTGCCAAGTTCGCTCGCCATGCTCTCACTCTCGACGATTTCCACCATTTCCTCTTCTCCCCTGACCTCAATCCCCCCATGGCTTCTaaggtacttttttttttttttttttgtgttctcATGCGTTGACTTCCCGTAGACTTTGGTACTGCATAAAGCTGCGAACTTTTTTTCAAAATACTGTGATCGTTTTCATAGTTTTTGTCAGATTCTGTGACGCTATTTTAAAGATTAAAACAAAAGGGATTTTCTGTTTCTGATCAAATAAAGTTGGgatattaatttgttttaaatctTTGCCTTTCTAGTTTTGTTATCTGAGCAAATATTGTTTTCTGTTTCTGTTTTTGAGTACGAGTGTTGTTGTGTATGTACGGGCGTAGGAGCTAAACAAAATTTAGATTTAACTAGGAGTAAATAGAAAATAGCAATAGGCTATTTCTGAGAACTCGGTAATAGCCCAATATCGAGGCAGGAATCTCTATTTCCCTTGCAagattcccaggaacaatgaaTGCTATTTCATTCCAGTCCTATTTTGCGAACCAAACGTGCCATAAATGTTTaaggttatatatatagatgttgTTTGACTAAATCTTGTTTTCTTTACTTTCTGTCATGGTTATCGGTTCTTGTTATTCTCAACAAATGTGATGCAGACCAAGTTCTGAAGCATATTTGGTGTAATTATGGTTTCATTATTTTGCCTTTTCAGGTTCACCATGATATGAATGCTCCACTATcccattattttatattcacagGCCACAATTCTTACTTGACTGGGAATCAGCTGACAAGTGATTGCAGTGATGTCCCAATAATTAAGGCATTGCAAAGAGGTGTGAGGGTTATAGAGCTGGACATATGGCCAAACTCTGCAAAAGATGATGTGAATGTTCTTCATGGAAGGTTAGCAAATGTCAATGCTTCTTCTGACTATGTTGCTTTCAAACTCTAACAAGCCTCTAATGCTGTCTGTTCTTAACAAACATTATATTACAGtgactactttttttttttttaaatgcaaacATTAAATCAAGAAGGGTATAAATTGGAGACTGAAAAACCTTGCCCACATAAAGGCAAAATCCCTCACCCCACACCCAACAGGATTGTGGGTGGAGGGGTAAATCACGGAGACTTGAGTACTATTACCATTAGGTGGGAGGATCAGAGTCTGGTGCCAACAAGGAGCCATGTGAAGCTCCCACGCTATCCCAAGAGTACAAGAGGGAGTAACAATGCTTCTTTCTTTATTAAAACATGTTGGGTTTAGGTAGCTGCTTTAGTGGTATATACACTGTGCaaactttttaagaaaaagatcATGTGATAATGAAGCAGAAGATTTCAGGTTACCCTTTATTTTCGACATCTAAAGAAGTGTGATGTAAATGTTTTAAGATGTGAGCTACTGGATTTTGAGGCCAAAAGTACATGGCAACTATATATAAACTGTTTGAATGATATGTCCACTGCCAGTAGATAAGTAGGACATGGTATATTACTATTGTTTTCTTCATAGTTTCCCATATAGCATCTAAATTAGCATTTTCAACATTCAGGACAGTGACAGCTCCCGTGGAACTCATAAGATGTCTCAAGTCAATAAAAGAGCATGCCTTTGTTGCCTCTGAATACCCTGTTGTAATAACACTGGAAGATCACCTCACGCCTGATCTTCAGGCTAAAGTAGCTCAGGTTAGCTGCCACTTAATACTACTCTGTACTTTTCTGATTGAGTTATCTTCATAACGTCtactttctttttcattagatGCTCATTGAGACATTTGGAGATATGCTTCTTATTCCTGAAACAGAATGTTTAAAGGAGTTACCTTCACCAGAACAATTAAAGCATCGTATTGTTATCTCGACTAAACCTCCAAAAGAATACCTCGAAACTCAGtcttttaaagaaaaacaaaatggtTTACAAAGCCAAAATAGTGTACAAAGCACTGAAAGCAGAAAGgatgctgatgatgatgatgatgtttggGGCAATGAGCCTTCAACCATGACAGCTGATAAAGAAGACCTCAAGGTGAACTATTTGACATTGCTTCTTTCCATATAGTGCCTACTGCCTAGGGATGGTTGTATACTGAGGTTTCAGTTTCCTTCTAGCTTGATGGCGATCCAGGTGAAAACAATCACgattctgatgatgatgagaaagcACGCGAACCACCTGCATACAAAAACTTAATTGCTATCCACGCTGGGAAACCCAAAGGTGGGCTGAAGGAGGCCCTGAAAGTTGAACCTGATAAAGTGAGACGCCTCAGTCTAAGTGAACAAGCTCTTGAAAAGGCCACCGATACTAATGGGACAGATGTTGTCAGGTATAGCTTGTATACAGTTCAATAGACTcgggacttttttttttttttttttcccaatccTCTTGAATTGAGTTTCTCGTTATTGTAAGCACTTTGCTCTAATGGATGGTCATTTCTCAATAGTTTCACGCAGAGAAATATCCTCAGGGTTTATCCCAAGGGTACTCGATTTAACTCCTCAAACTATAAGCCGCTAATTGGTTGGATGCATGGTGCTCAGATGGTTGCATTTAACATGCAGGTTCCTATCTGATACAGagtacaaaatttaatttaatgctAATATTCAAAGGATAATGTATTACTTGTGGAATGGCAGGGATATGGCAGATCTCTATGGCTGATGCAAGGGATGTTCAGATCAAATGGAGGGTGTGGTTATGTTAAAAAGCCTGATTTATTAATGAATGTCGGTCCAAATTGTGAG contains the following coding sequences:
- the LOC116004935 gene encoding phosphoinositide phospholipase C 4-like, which translates into the protein MGSYRVCVCFTRKFRVTEAEPPADVKEAFKKYAEGGTHLTSEQLRRFLVEVQGEVDATADAADAVVLQILQKRHPIAKFARHALTLDDFHHFLFSPDLNPPMASKVHHDMNAPLSHYFIFTGHNSYLTGNQLTSDCSDVPIIKALQRGVRVIELDIWPNSAKDDVNVLHGRTVTAPVELIRCLKSIKEHAFVASEYPVVITLEDHLTPDLQAKVAQMLIETFGDMLLIPETECLKELPSPEQLKHRIVISTKPPKEYLETQSFKEKQNGLQSQNSVQSTESRKDADDDDDVWGNEPSTMTADKEDLKLDGDPGENNHDSDDDEKAREPPAYKNLIAIHAGKPKGGLKEALKVEPDKVRRLSLSEQALEKATDTNGTDVVSFTQRNILRVYPKGTRFNSSNYKPLIGWMHGAQMVAFNMQGYGRSLWLMQGMFRSNGGCGYVKKPDLLMNVGPNCEVFNPKTRLHVKKTLKVKVYMGDGWHLDFKQTHFDSYSPPDFYTRVGIAGVPADEVMKKTKIKEDNWTPVWGEEFTFPLTVPELALLRIEVHEHDMSEKDDFAGQTCLPVAELRPGIRAVPLCDRKGEKYNSVRLLMRFEFV